CGagaagtgccgtggagcttcgtcggcgtccaaccactgagctgagttttgccggttgtcgtaaagaatccacttttcatcgcaagtcacaatccggtcgggaaacgggtcgttcttgttgcgtaaaaaaagggaagacgacacttcaaaacggcgttttgtttctggttgtcgttcaattcgtgcggcacccatttcccaagtatttttgtttctccaatctctttcaagtggttggaaattgtcgtatacgttacgtctaattcagagcCAACCTCacgaacagttgtgcgtggattggcttcgactaaggctcttagttgatcgttgtcaacatccgatgggcgaccactacgcttatcatgtTCAAaactctcgtcaccgctacgaaatttcttgaaccaccattgtgctgtacgttcattaatGGTTCttgggccaaacgcatcgttgatatcgcgagctgtttctgcagcttttcggcctagtttgaactggaataagaaaattgtgcgaatttgctttttgtccatgctgtattcaacgttccggaaaaaatggcctaattattcaaaaaggaaAAGTGTAACACGATTAGAAACAGCgaaaaaacgggctttaaaatgatatataaagtcaaagtaatttaacgaaaattaaattgaaaatacatcatttaaaaccaaaattaaaaattccgcatgaactttcttgacaacctaatacaaTTTGAAATCATTTGCCCATATATTGGTGTAGTATAATTGCCATCAAATATTGCCTCATGCGTGTAAAcctttacaattatattttttaaattcgtAGAAACGcc
The genomic region above belongs to Octopus bimaculoides isolate UCB-OBI-ISO-001 chromosome 2, ASM119413v2, whole genome shotgun sequence and contains:
- the LOC128247041 gene encoding LOW QUALITY PROTEIN: histone-lysine N-methyltransferase SETMAR-like (The sequence of the model RefSeq protein was modified relative to this genomic sequence to represent the inferred CDS: inserted 1 base in 1 codon; deleted 2 bases in 1 codon; substituted 1 base at 1 genomic stop codon), with translation MDKKQIRTIFLFQFKLGRKAAETARDINDAFGPRTINERTAQWWFKKFRSGDESFEHDKRSGRPSDVDNDQLRALVEANPRTTVREVGSELDVTYTTISNHLKEIGETKILGKWVPHELNDNQKKRRFEVSSSLFLRNKNDPFPDRIVTCDEKWILYDNRQNSAQWLDADEAPRHFSKQKLRQKKVMVTVWXYAVGLIHHSFLDPGETITAEKYCQQMDEMHKKLRQQAALVNRKGPILLHDDARPHVAQLTLQKLNELGXHPPYSPDLSPTDYHFFKHLDKFLREKCFKNQDDAKHAFNDFIVTRTQDFYATGINKLVSRWQMCVDSDGVYFD